The Panicum virgatum strain AP13 chromosome 3N, P.virgatum_v5, whole genome shotgun sequence genome includes the window accGCTCTACTTCCTCCGCCGTGGCATCCACTCCAACTCCGTGCTCACCCCGGCCGACGCCGCCACAGATGCCACCCTCCTGGGACGCCtcacgcgcctcctcctccttcatcgcttctccgccgccgcccgcctcctctcctccgccgTCCCCCTCACCCCTGCACTCCTCCATGCGGCCCTGAGCCGGGTCCGCCTCGACCCCGACGCCGCGCTGCATCTCTTCCGCCTGGCCCCGTCCCGCCCGTCGCTCCTCGCGCACGCACAGCTGCTCCACATCCTGGCCCGCACTCGCCGCTCCGCCGACGCCCGCGCCCTCCTGACTTCCCTCCTCTCCGCGCAGCCTCCGGCCCCGCCTCTCTTTCCGCACCTCGTCAAGGTCTACAAGGACTTCACCTTCTCTGCGGCCTCCTTCGACCTTCTCCTGCGCGCACTCGCCAACGCTGGCCACCTGGATGGCGCCCTCCAGGTGTTTGATGAAATGACGAAGCTCGGATGCCGCCCCACCGTGCGGTCCTGCAACAGCATGCTCAACAAGCTAACTGAGGCTGGGGACCTGGGCACCGTGATGTCCGTGTTTGAGCAGATGCAGCGTGCTGGGACTCTGCCAGACGAATTCACGGTGGCGATCATGGCGAAGGCGTACTGCAGGGATAGGGGGGTGGCACATGCTGTGGATTTTGTGGAGGAAATGAAGAAGATGGGTGTCAAGGTGAACCTGGTGGCCTATCATGCGGTGATGAATGGGTACTGTGAGGTTGGACGGACCAAGGATGCAAGAAGGGTATTTGAGTCACTGCCTAGCAGGGGTTTATCACCAAATGTAGTGACATATACCTTGCTTGTGAAGGGATACTGTAAAGAGGATAAGGTGGAGGAGGCTGAGGGTATCATAAGGGAGATTATGAAAAATAAACAAATTGCTGTTGATGAAGTTGCCTATGGTGCAGTGATCAATGGCTACTGCCAAAGGGGACGAATGGAGGATGCAGCTAGATTACAGAATGAGATGACTAATGTTGGTCTCCAGGTAAATTTGTTAGTCTATAACACAGTCATCAATGGTTATTGCAAGTTGGGCAGAATGGTAGAAGCACATGAGGTTTTGCATGACATGGAAAATGCAGGTGTGAGGCCAGACCCATACAGTTACAATAATCTAGTTGATGGGTATTGCAGAAAGGGTTTGATGAGCAATGCTTTTGAAATTTGTGATACGATGGTAAGGAATGGATTCGCAGTGACGATAGTAACATATAATGCACTTTTGAAAGGTTTTTTCTTACTTGGCTCTATTGACGATGCACTTAAACTGTGGTTTCTTATGTTGAAGAGGGGTATTGCACCTGATGAGATTAGTTGTAGCACCATGATTGATGGTTTTTTCAAGGCAGGTAAAACTCAGAAGGCCTTGAACCTTTGGAAGGAAACCTTTGCAAGGGGATTAGCAAAAAACACAACTACATTCAACATGGTTATCAATGGGTTGTGTAATAATGGGAGGCTGCATGAAGCAGAAGAGCTTCTTGGCTGCATGAAGGAATGGAGATGTTCTCCTGATATTATAACTTACAGAACAATAGTGAGCGGTTATTGTAAAACAGCTGATATGGATAGGGCTAATCGCTTTATTCATGAAATGAAAAGTTTAGGTTTTACCCCTTCAATCGAATTGTTCAATTCTTTGATAACTGGACTCTTCATAGCCAAACAATGTGGAAAGGTGAATGACATACTCTTTGAGATGAGTAAAAGGGGACTTTCTCCTAACACAGTCACTTATGGAGCTCTGATAGCTGGATGGTGTAAAGAGGGAGATCTGCAGAAAGCCTATAACCTGTATCTTGAAATGGCCAGGAAAGGCTTGACTCCAAATCTTTTTATTTGTAGTTCTTTAGTTAGCTGGTTCTATAGAAAGGGGAAGGTTGATGAGGCAAATATGGTGCTGCAAAAACTTGTCAAAAGCGACATGATTCCAGATATCAGTGCAACCAGACTTGAGACTGGGAAAATAGCAAATGTACTCGATACTGTTGCTGGTGGGAATCATCATTCTGCAAAAATAATGTGGAACATTGTTATTTTTGGTTTATGCAAATTGGCAAGGATTGAGGATGCTAAAAACTTGTTTGCAGATTTAAAAAGCAAGGGATTTGTTGCTGATACTTTCACTTATTCTAGCCTCATCCATGGTTGTTCCACTTCAGGATTTCTTGATGTAGCTTTTGGTCTGAGAGATGAGATGTTAAGTGTTGGTCTTACTCCGAATATCGTAACCTACAATTCTCTCATTTACGGCCTTTGCAAGTCTGGAGAGTTATCAAGGGCAGTTAATCTTTTTAAGAAG containing:
- the LOC120665597 gene encoding putative pentatricopeptide repeat-containing protein At1g19290: MRLPQCITGQHMHQRCRRRLRLRLRPLYFLRRGIHSNSVLTPADAATDATLLGRLTRLLLLHRFSAAARLLSSAVPLTPALLHAALSRVRLDPDAALHLFRLAPSRPSLLAHAQLLHILARTRRSADARALLTSLLSAQPPAPPLFPHLVKVYKDFTFSAASFDLLLRALANAGHLDGALQVFDEMTKLGCRPTVRSCNSMLNKLTEAGDLGTVMSVFEQMQRAGTLPDEFTVAIMAKAYCRDRGVAHAVDFVEEMKKMGVKVNLVAYHAVMNGYCEVGRTKDARRVFESLPSRGLSPNVVTYTLLVKGYCKEDKVEEAEGIIREIMKNKQIAVDEVAYGAVINGYCQRGRMEDAARLQNEMTNVGLQVNLLVYNTVINGYCKLGRMVEAHEVLHDMENAGVRPDPYSYNNLVDGYCRKGLMSNAFEICDTMVRNGFAVTIVTYNALLKGFFLLGSIDDALKLWFLMLKRGIAPDEISCSTMIDGFFKAGKTQKALNLWKETFARGLAKNTTTFNMVINGLCNNGRLHEAEELLGCMKEWRCSPDIITYRTIVSGYCKTADMDRANRFIHEMKSLGFTPSIELFNSLITGLFIAKQCGKVNDILFEMSKRGLSPNTVTYGALIAGWCKEGDLQKAYNLYLEMARKGLTPNLFICSSLVSWFYRKGKVDEANMVLQKLVKSDMIPDISATRLETGKIANVLDTVAGGNHHSAKIMWNIVIFGLCKLARIEDAKNLFADLKSKGFVADTFTYSSLIHGCSTSGFLDVAFGLRDEMLSVGLTPNIVTYNSLIYGLCKSGELSRAVNLFKKLQSKGISPNAITYNTLIDKYCKDGHITEAFKLKQRMTEDGVKPTVFTYSILIHGLCTQGYMEEAIKLLDQMIENNVDPNYVTYWTLIQGYIRCGNMKEISKLYDEMHIRGLLPAYVAGDVKQVSPAEHNQNGKTCHVKMYG